The following coding sequences are from one Melanotaenia boesemani isolate fMelBoe1 chromosome 17, fMelBoe1.pri, whole genome shotgun sequence window:
- the txlna gene encoding alpha-taxilin: MKKEDAEEPTTPGGEDAPPTVGETETPAPAAAKDSPDTNSLKESESQSPQTDTSPQCHEGGSDVAEAALSQCDMAEELSRQLEDILSTYCRESISDAASALFNGQSHSPVLNGVAGERERDKPEEGKVNGGDNRAEKEQKRTQEKKKVKGLGKEITLLMQTLNTLSTPEEKLAGLCKKYADLVEEHRNTQKQMRALQKKQNQVVQEKDNLRNEHSKAILARSKLESLCRELQRHNRTLKEEGIQRTRLEEEKRKEVTSHFQVTLNDIQTQMEQHNERNASLRQENTELAEKLKKIYEQYKLREEHIDKVVKHKDLQQQLVDAKLHQAQELLKESEDRHDREKDFLLKEAVESQRMCELMQQQEVHLKQQLSLYTEKFEEFQTTLSKSNEVFTTFKQEMEKMTKKIKKLEKETAMYRSRWESSNKALLEMAEEKAVRDREFEALQGKVQRLEKLRRALKVERNELSKKVQNLSGQPSGTSGAPPSDPGTDSPSPPPTDSLLEPSPVPDTTSCSHPCHCNPQLDSDALLEEANAQHVPAQE, encoded by the exons ATGAAGAAAGAAGACGCGGAAGAGCCTACCACCCCGGGCGGTGAGGATGCTCCACCTACGGTTGGAGAGACTGAGACACCTGCACCAGCAGCTGCTAAAGACAGCCCGGACACCAATAGCCTCAAAGAGTCTGAGTCACAGAGCCCACAGACAGACACGTCTCCACAATGTCACGAGGGAGGAAGCGACG TTGCAGAAGCTGCACTGTCACAGTGCGACATGGCTGAGGAGCTGAGCCGTCAACTAGAGGACATCCTCAGCACCTACTGCCGGGAATCCATCTCAGATGCCGCCAGTGCCTTGTTTAACGGCCAGTCTCACAGCCCAGTGCTCAATGGGGTGGCCGGTGAGAGGGAACGTGACAAGCCAGAGGAAGGCAAAGTCAACGGTGGGGACAACAGGGCAGAGAAGGAGCAGAAGAGGACtcaggagaagaaaaaagtgaagGGTCTGG GGAAAGAGATCACCCTGCTCATGCAGACTCTAAACACACTGAGCACCCCCGAAGAAAAGCTTGCAGGTCTCTGCAAGAAGTATGCAGATTTG gtGGAAGAGCATCGTAACACCCAGAAGCAGATGAGGGCGCTGCAGAAGAAGCAGAACCAGGTGGTCCAGGAGAAGGACAACCTGAGGAATGAACACAGCAAGGCCATCCTGGCCCGCAGCAAGCTGGAGAGTCTCTGCAGGGAGCTTCAGAGACACAACCGCACATTAAAG GAGGAAGGGATACAAAGAACCCGACTGGAAgaggagaaaaggaaagagGTGACTTCTCATTTCCAGGTGACGCTGAACGACATCCAGACTCAGATGGAGCAGCACAACGAGAGAAACGCCAGCCTCCGACAGGAGAACACAGAGCTGGCAGAGAAACTCAAGAAAATCTATGAACAGTACAAACTGCGGGAAGAG CACATAGACAAAGTGGTGAAACACAAAGACCTGCAGCAACAGCTGGTGGATGCGAAGCTGCATCAGGCGCAGGAGCTCCTGAAGGAGTCAGAGGATCGTCACGACAGAGAGAAAGACTTT ctgctgaaagaaGCCGTGGAGTCTCAGAGGATGTGTGAGctgatgcagcagcaggaagttcACCTCAAACAACAG CTGTCACTATACACAGAGAAGTTTGAAGAGTTTCAGACCACTTTATCCAAGAGCAACGAAGTCTTCACCACCTTCAAACAGGAGATGGAGAAG ATGACCAAGAAAATCAAAAAGCTTGAGAAGGAAACGGCCATGTATCGCTCGAGGTGGGAGAGCAGCAACAAGGCTCTGCTTGAGATGGCCGAGGAG AAAGCAGTTCGGGATCGGGAGTTTGAGGCACTTCAGGGTAAAGTCCAACGGCTCGAGAAGTTACGGCGGGCGCTGAAAGTGGAGCGAAACGAGCTGAGCAAGAAGGTCCAGAATCTCAGCGGGCAACCGAGCGGCACTTCAGGAGCCCCCCCATCCGACCCAGGGACCGACTCCCCGTCTCCACCTCCTACAGACTCTCTGCTGGAGCCCAGTCCAGTGCCAGACACCACCTCCTGCTCTCACCCCTGCCACTGCAACCCACAGCTGGACTCAGATGCTCTACTTGAAGAGGCAAATGCTCAGCATGTCCCTGCACAGGAATAA